One genomic window of Centropristis striata isolate RG_2023a ecotype Rhode Island chromosome 20, C.striata_1.0, whole genome shotgun sequence includes the following:
- the ephx5 gene encoding epoxide hydrolase 1 — protein MHRLQVLKETFCGMDVVQQRLLIGSAVAAGGILAYMVHKRRQVKSIPLGEGWFGAGEKPLSEDTKIYPFTVQTSDKEIEDLHKRIDRMRYSDPLEDSGFQYGFNSTYLKKVVSYWRHKFDWKKQVSVLNKYPHFKTKIEGLDVHFIHVRPPHRQNQKVLPLMLVHGWPGSFYEFYKILPLLTENQDGVTFEVICPSIPGYGYSEAPHKQGFDSLAAARVFLTLMERLGFSQFYLQGGDWGSLITTNMAQMKPQCVKGLHLNMLNSRRGFKVMLSLIIGPYLPFLVGLTREDVRRMFPFFEKNVWNILKESGYLHIQATKPDTAGCGVNDSPVGLAAYILEKFSTWTDMRNRDLPDGGLERKFSLDELLTNVMIYWTTGSIVSSMRFYKENLKSNPDHRVDAKTGIFVPTGLAAFPGELMHCPKSWAQTKYRNIYSYTFMPRGGHFAAFEEPQLLAKDLIQFVKKVEEF, from the exons ATGCACAGACTGCAGGTTTTAAA gGAAACTTTCTGCGGCATGGATGTCGTCCAACAGCGTCTCCTTATCGGCTCAGCTGTAGCAGCAGGGGGTATACTGGCATACATGGTGCACAAACGAAGACAAGTGAAAAGTATCCCACTTGGTGAAGGATGGTTTGGAGCAGGAGAGAAGCCACTGTCAGAGGATACTAAAATCTATCCCTTTACAGTGCAAACCTCAGATAAAGAGATTGAG GACCTTCATAAGCGCATTGACAGAATGCGTTACAGTGATCCTTTAGAAGATAGCGGCTTCCAGTATGGCTTCAATTCCACTTATCTCAAGAAAGTGGTTTCCTATTGGAGACACAAGTTTGACTGGAAAAAGCAGGTGTCAGTTCTTAACAAGTATCCACACTTCAAAACTAAAATAGAAG GCTTGGATGTGCACTTCATCCATGTGCGACCACCACACCGCCAGAATCAGAAGGTTCTGCCGCTGATGCTTGTTCACGGCTGGCCAGGCTCCTTCTATGAGTTCTACAAGATTCTGCCACTTCTCACAGAGAACCAGGATGGTGTAACATTTGAGGTCATATGCCCCTCCATCCCTGGCTACGGCTACTCAGAAGCCCCTCATAAACAAG gATTTGACAGTCTCGCTGCTGCACGCGTTTTCCTGACGCTGATGGAGCGTTTAGGATTCTCCCAGTTCTATCTGCAGGGAGGAGACTGGGGCTCCCTCATCACCACTAACATGGCACAGATGAAGCCTCA ATGTGTGAAAGGACTCCACTTAAACATGTTGAACTCAAGAAGGGGGTTCAAAGTGATGTTGTCTCTCATCATTGGTCCCTATCTTCCCTTCCTCGTGGGTTTAACTCGAGAAGATGTTCGCCGGATGTTCCCTTTCTTTGAGAAGAATGTCTGGAACATCCTCAAGGAATCAGGCTACCTTCACATTCAGGCCACTAAACCAGACACTGCAG GCTGCGGAGTGAATGACTCTCCTGTAGGCTTGGCGGCCTACATTCTGGAGAAGTTCTCCACCTGGACTGATATGAGAAACAGAGATCTGCCTGATGGTGGGCTGGAGAG GAAATTCAGCCTGGATGAACTCTTGACCAATGTCATGATCTACTGGACCACAGGCTCCATAGTCTCCTCCATGCGCTTCTACAAAGAGAACTTAAAGAGTAATCCTGACCATAGAGTGGATGCAAA GACTGGGATATTTGTTCCCACTGGACTTGCAGCCTTCCCTGGGGAGCTGATGCATTGCCCCAAGTCATGGGCACAAACTAAGTATCGGAACATCTACTCCTACACTTTCATGCCACGAGGTGGTCACTTTGCTGCCTTTGAGGAGCCCCAGCTGCTAGCTAAAGACCTCATCCAGTTTGTCAAAAAAGTGGAGGAGTTCTGA
- the cst3 gene encoding cystatin C (amyloid angiopathy and cerebral hemorrhage) — translation MMWKIMLPVIAAVLSVGSAALVGGWRDISNDDEGMRSALNSAVVEHNRRSNDMYLSQVSEVVKAQSQVVSGIRYRITVRMGKTPCRKGSVSEVCAVHQDPEQAQVHLCTFTMWSQPWLSRMELVKQEC, via the exons ATGATGTGGAAGATTATGTTGCCGGTTATTGCGGCGGTTTTGTCCGTCGGGTCAGCAGCTTTGGTAGGGGGATGGAGAGACATCAGTAACGATGACGAAGGGATGCGATCCGCTCTCAACTCCGCCGTCGTCGAACACAACAGGCGCTCCAACGACATGTACCTCAGCCAAGTGTCTGAAGTGGTCAAGGCTCAGAGCCAG GTGGTTTCTGGCATCAGGTACCGCATCACTGTGAGAATGGGAAAGACCCCTTGCAGAAAGGGGAGCGTAAGTGAAGTGTGCGCTGTCCACCAAGACCCAGAACAGGCTCAG GTTCACTTGTGCACATTTACCATGTGGAGCCAACCATGGCTGAGTAGGATGGAGCTGGTGAAGCAGGAGTGCTAG